A window of Roseovarius sp. THAF27 contains these coding sequences:
- a CDS encoding pseudoazurin, translating into MIRTLATGLALAALMGGAAFAETFEVKMLNKGADGERMVFEPAFVQAAPGDTIKFVAADKGHNAETAKDMIPDGAEGFKGKINEEIEVTLDTEGVYAVICKPHYAMGMVMTIAVGDVEAPEGFLEGRVPKKAKARFEEQLSNM; encoded by the coding sequence ATGATCCGCACACTGGCAACCGGCCTGGCACTCGCGGCCCTGATGGGGGGCGCTGCCTTCGCCGAAACGTTCGAAGTCAAGATGCTGAACAAGGGCGCGGATGGCGAGCGCATGGTTTTCGAGCCGGCCTTCGTGCAGGCCGCGCCCGGCGACACGATCAAGTTCGTCGCCGCCGACAAGGGCCACAACGCCGAGACCGCGAAGGACATGATCCCGGACGGCGCCGAGGGCTTCAAGGGCAAGATCAACGAGGAGATCGAGGTCACGTTGGACACCGAGGGTGTCTATGCCGTGATCTGCAAGCCGCACTACGCCATGGGCATGGTGATGACCATCGCCGTTGGCGATGTCGAGGCGCCCGAGGGCTTCCTTGAGGGGCGCGTGCCGAAGAAGGCCAAGGCCCGTT
- a CDS encoding Crp/Fnr family transcriptional regulator, which translates to MEPSPSRKTLPRLDESLLTHLPPFSRLEKRQIRTVLDQASSRRYDEGVAIFQEGHPAERFFMLLDGYVRVVRITPTGEQVTALHIPPGQLIGIASAIGRDTYPATAMTASESLALSWPMHLWDSFVADYDGFATETYKTLGQRLGEVQNKIVEMATQQVEQRVANALLRLVNQTGRKVENGIEIDFPITRQDLSELTATTLHTVSRLLSGWEKQGLVESRRKRIVVRDPHALVVLSQK; encoded by the coding sequence ATGGAGCCTTCCCCTTCGCGCAAGACACTGCCGCGACTCGACGAGAGCCTGCTGACGCACCTGCCGCCGTTCTCGCGACTCGAGAAACGGCAGATCCGTACGGTCCTGGATCAGGCATCGTCACGGCGCTACGACGAGGGCGTGGCGATCTTTCAGGAAGGGCACCCTGCGGAGCGTTTCTTCATGCTGCTCGACGGTTATGTCCGGGTCGTGCGCATCACGCCCACCGGCGAACAGGTCACCGCCCTGCACATCCCGCCGGGCCAACTGATCGGCATCGCCAGCGCCATCGGACGCGATACCTATCCGGCGACGGCGATGACCGCGTCGGAATCGCTTGCGCTCAGTTGGCCGATGCACCTGTGGGACAGCTTCGTCGCGGACTACGACGGCTTTGCCACCGAAACCTACAAGACACTGGGCCAGCGGCTCGGCGAAGTTCAGAACAAGATCGTGGAAATGGCCACCCAGCAGGTCGAACAGCGGGTCGCCAACGCGCTGCTGCGTCTGGTCAACCAGACGGGCCGCAAGGTGGAAAACGGGATCGAGATCGATTTCCCGATCACGCGACAGGACCTGTCCGAACTGACCGCGACCACCCTGCACACCGTCAGCCGCCTGCTCAGCGGCTGGGAAAAGCAGGGATTGGTCGAAAGCCGCCGCAAGCGCATTGTCGTGCGCGATCCGCATGCGCTGGTGGTTCTCAGCCAGAAATAA
- a CDS encoding DUF1858 domain-containing protein, translating to MARARLDDPDLPLADLMTAWPQTIPVFVRHGMLCVGCLVSPFHTVTDACAEYHLDEEDFLAELRQAAERS from the coding sequence ATGGCCCGCGCCCGCCTGGACGACCCCGATCTGCCCTTGGCCGACCTGATGACGGCGTGGCCGCAGACGATCCCGGTCTTCGTGCGACACGGGATGCTGTGCGTCGGGTGCCTTGTCAGCCCGTTTCACACCGTGACCGACGCCTGTGCCGAGTATCACCTGGACGAGGAGGACTTCCTGGCGGAACTCAGGCAGGCGGCAGAGCGGAGTTGA
- a CDS encoding cytochrome c, with product MAEILTKSRARNIFYGGSIFFVAVFVAMTVHSHRYVVQTSTAGMPLTQEVRHGKHVWEEHSCINCHSLHGEGAYFAPELGNVMTRWGVLDSPDDAFEMLKGWIESQPSGIEGRRQMPRYELTDEDLRGLSEFLRWTDQTDTQGWPPNDAG from the coding sequence ATGGCTGAAATTCTCACGAAATCCCGGGCGCGAAACATCTTCTATGGGGGCTCGATCTTTTTCGTCGCGGTCTTCGTGGCGATGACCGTCCACTCGCACCGCTATGTGGTGCAGACCTCGACCGCCGGAATGCCTCTCACCCAAGAGGTGCGCCACGGCAAACATGTGTGGGAGGAGCATTCCTGCATCAACTGTCACAGCCTGCACGGCGAAGGGGCCTATTTCGCACCCGAGCTTGGCAACGTCATGACCCGCTGGGGCGTGCTGGACAGTCCCGACGACGCCTTCGAGATGCTCAAGGGCTGGATCGAAAGCCAACCCAGCGGCATCGAAGGACGCCGCCAGATGCCACGCTACGAACTGACCGACGAGGACCTTCGCGGCCTGTCGGAATTCCTGCGCTGGACCGATCAGACAGACACCCAGGGCTGGCCGCCCAACGACGCCGGATAA
- a CDS encoding cbb3-type cytochrome c oxidase subunit I, which produces MKYESQKVAYWYILASLALFGIQVAGGLLAGWIYVSPNFLSELLPFNVIRMIHTNALIVWLLLGFFGAAYFLVPEESEREIWSPKLAYLQLIILLVGTLGAVGSYLVGIHGGREFLEQPLWVKFGIFVAAVIFLVNISMTVLSGKRTAITNVLLMGLWLLSLLWIFAFINPDNLSLDKMYWWFVVHLWVEATWELVMAAILAFLLLKLTGVDREVVEKWLYVIVATALFSGILGTGHHFYWIGLPGYWQWVGSIFSTFEVIPFFLMMSFAFVMVWKGRKNHPNKAALLWSLGSSTVAFFGAGVWGFLHTLHGVNFYSHGTQITAAHGHLAFYGAYVALNLAFFSYAMPMLRQREPYNQVLNMASFWLMTGGMAFMTFVLTFAGTIQTHMQRVVGDYYMDVQDSLSVFYLMRFGAGAAVVIGALLFIYSMLVVRRKEVITPGPANPVPGE; this is translated from the coding sequence ATGAAATACGAATCTCAGAAAGTGGCGTACTGGTACATCCTCGCCTCGCTGGCCCTTTTCGGAATCCAGGTGGCGGGCGGGCTTTTGGCGGGCTGGATCTACGTCTCGCCCAATTTCCTGTCCGAACTGCTGCCCTTCAACGTGATCCGGATGATCCACACCAACGCGCTGATCGTCTGGCTTCTGCTGGGCTTCTTCGGTGCGGCCTATTTCCTCGTGCCCGAAGAATCGGAACGCGAGATCTGGTCGCCGAAACTGGCCTATCTGCAACTCATCATCCTGCTCGTGGGCACGCTGGGTGCGGTGGGCTCCTACCTCGTCGGCATTCATGGCGGGCGCGAATTCCTCGAACAGCCCCTCTGGGTCAAGTTCGGCATTTTTGTCGCCGCGGTAATCTTCCTGGTGAACATCTCGATGACCGTGCTGTCCGGCAAGAGGACGGCCATCACCAACGTGCTGCTCATGGGTCTGTGGCTCCTGTCGCTTCTGTGGATCTTCGCCTTCATCAACCCCGACAACCTGAGCCTCGACAAGATGTACTGGTGGTTCGTCGTCCACCTCTGGGTCGAAGCGACCTGGGAACTGGTGATGGCCGCGATCCTGGCCTTCCTGCTGCTGAAACTGACCGGCGTTGACCGTGAGGTGGTGGAGAAATGGCTCTACGTCATCGTCGCCACCGCACTCTTCTCGGGCATCCTCGGCACCGGGCACCACTTCTACTGGATCGGCCTGCCCGGCTACTGGCAGTGGGTCGGCTCGATCTTCTCGACCTTCGAGGTGATCCCGTTCTTCCTGATGATGTCGTTCGCCTTCGTCATGGTCTGGAAAGGCCGCAAGAACCACCCGAACAAGGCTGCCCTTCTGTGGTCGCTGGGGTCCTCCACCGTCGCGTTCTTCGGCGCGGGTGTCTGGGGCTTCCTGCACACGTTGCACGGGGTGAATTTCTACAGCCACGGCACGCAGATCACCGCGGCGCACGGCCACCTTGCGTTCTACGGCGCCTACGTGGCCCTCAACCTGGCGTTCTTCAGCTATGCCATGCCGATGCTGCGCCAGCGCGAGCCCTACAACCAGGTGCTCAACATGGCCAGCTTCTGGCTGATGACCGGGGGGATGGCCTTCATGACCTTCGTGCTGACCTTCGCGGGCACCATCCAGACGCATATGCAGCGCGTCGTGGGCGACTATTACATGGACGTGCAGGACAGCCTGTCGGTCTTCTACCTGATGCGCTTCGGCGCCGGGGCGGCCGTGGTGATCGGCGCGCTTCTCTTCATCTACTCGATGCTGGTCGTGCGCCGGAAAGAGGTCATCACCCCCGGCCCCGCCAACCCTGTTCCGGGAGAATGA
- a CDS encoding CbbQ/NirQ/NorQ/GpvN family protein produces MNMENKPTLPFYQPTGRECDLFETAHDNGLPLLLKGPTGCGKTRFVEHMAARLGKPLYTVACHDDLSAADLIGRYLLKGGETVWVDGPLTRAVREGGICYLDEVVEARKDVTVVLHPLTDTRRTLMIDRTGEELVAPAGFMLLASYNPGYQNVLKRLKPSTRQRFLSISFDFPDPETEIAVVAAESRLEPGRVAPLVRLAGHIRRLSGMDLEEGVSTRLLIYAATLMAGGMGVVQALEAAVIEPLSDEPDVQQALRDLVETIYG; encoded by the coding sequence ATGAACATGGAAAACAAACCTACCCTGCCGTTCTATCAGCCCACGGGCCGCGAATGCGACCTGTTCGAGACGGCCCATGACAACGGTTTGCCCCTTCTTCTGAAGGGGCCGACCGGCTGCGGCAAGACCCGCTTCGTCGAGCATATGGCGGCGCGTCTGGGCAAGCCGCTCTACACCGTGGCCTGCCATGACGACCTCTCGGCGGCAGACCTGATCGGGCGCTACCTGCTCAAGGGTGGTGAAACGGTCTGGGTCGACGGCCCCCTGACCCGCGCCGTGCGCGAGGGCGGGATCTGTTACCTTGACGAGGTCGTCGAGGCGCGCAAGGACGTCACCGTGGTCCTGCACCCGCTGACCGACACCCGCCGCACCCTGATGATCGACCGCACCGGCGAGGAACTGGTGGCGCCTGCGGGCTTCATGCTGTTGGCCTCCTACAACCCGGGCTATCAGAACGTGCTCAAACGGTTGAAACCCTCCACCCGGCAGCGCTTCCTGTCGATCTCCTTCGACTTTCCCGATCCGGAAACCGAGATCGCCGTCGTCGCCGCCGAAAGCCGGCTGGAGCCGGGACGCGTCGCACCGCTGGTGCGGCTCGCCGGGCATATAAGGCGGCTCTCGGGCATGGACCTGGAGGAAGGCGTTTCGACCCGCCTGCTGATCTATGCCGCGACGCTCATGGCAGGCGGCATGGGAGTCGTTCAGGCGCTCGAGGCCGCTGTTATCGAGCCCCTCAGCGACGAGCCGGACGTGCAGCAGGCGCTGCGCGACCTCGTCGAGACAATCTACGGGTAA